The following proteins are co-located in the Mycolicibacterium goodii genome:
- a CDS encoding TetR/AcrR family transcriptional regulator, which produces MPSVTRKPQAKREERRQRIERALLDATDRLMADGTSFTELSVDRLATEAGISRASFYIYFEDKGHLLRRLATQVFGDLTQDAQRWWGVAGRRDPSDVHTAMAGIITSYRRHQPVLVALNEMSAYDPLVGQTYRELLAGISAQLARVIEEGQADGSIRPQLPAATTASTLTWMVERSCHQNLPSQPESYDAELADTLTEIVWGALYLRPISD; this is translated from the coding sequence ATGCCATCGGTCACCCGAAAACCGCAGGCCAAACGGGAGGAACGGCGTCAACGCATCGAGCGGGCGCTGCTCGACGCCACCGACCGGCTGATGGCCGACGGCACCAGCTTCACCGAGCTCAGCGTCGACCGGCTCGCCACCGAGGCCGGGATCTCACGCGCGAGCTTCTACATCTACTTCGAAGACAAGGGGCACCTGCTGCGCCGCCTCGCCACGCAGGTCTTCGGCGATCTCACGCAGGATGCCCAGCGCTGGTGGGGTGTCGCGGGCCGCCGCGATCCGAGCGACGTCCACACCGCCATGGCCGGCATCATCACGAGCTACCGCCGCCACCAACCGGTGCTGGTCGCGCTCAACGAGATGAGCGCCTACGACCCGCTCGTCGGGCAGACCTACCGCGAACTGCTGGCCGGGATCTCCGCACAGCTCGCCCGCGTCATCGAGGAGGGCCAGGCCGACGGGTCCATCCGGCCCCAACTGCCCGCAGCCACCACCGCGAGCACGCTGACGTGGATGGTGGAACGCAGCTGCCACCAGAATCTGCCGTCACAACCGGAGTCCTACGATGCCGAACTGGCCGACACCCTGACCGAGATCGTCTGGGGCGCCCTGTATCTGCGGCCCATCTCCGACTGA
- a CDS encoding cytochrome P450, with amino-acid sequence MTVLPITRPYDSIDLSSRAFWATTAADREAAFAELRAERPVSWHPPVEDALLHDPDDRGFWAVTRHADIVTISRDSETFRSGQGVLFENIPPELLEASQSFLAMDAPRHTLIRKLVHAAFTPRQVARIEDSIKANARDIVAELKAAGSGVDFVDHCAKELPIRTLSDMVGIPESERRQVAHAADALVSWADPLYLAGRSPLEVLLENQMYLHQVAHTLAAERREHPGNDLISALVHAEVDGDRLTDAEVAAFFVLLAVAGNDTTRQTTSHALVALTGFEDQRAWLMADFDDRIGAAVEEMVRWASPVMTFRRTAAVDVELGGQHIAAGEKVVMFYASGNWDTEVFDRPDVLDLGRKPNPHVGFGGGGRHFCLGAHVARTQLRAIFSELLHQLPDIRAGAPEYLQGNFVHAIRAMPCTFS; translated from the coding sequence ATGACTGTGTTGCCGATCACACGCCCGTACGACTCGATCGATCTGTCCTCGCGCGCGTTCTGGGCCACCACCGCCGCCGACCGCGAGGCCGCCTTCGCCGAACTGCGGGCCGAGCGCCCGGTCAGCTGGCACCCGCCGGTCGAGGACGCGCTGCTGCACGATCCGGACGACCGGGGTTTCTGGGCCGTCACGCGCCACGCCGACATCGTCACGATCAGCCGCGACAGCGAAACGTTCCGGTCCGGGCAGGGTGTCCTGTTCGAGAACATCCCGCCCGAACTCCTCGAGGCATCGCAGTCGTTCCTCGCCATGGACGCACCGCGGCACACGCTGATCCGCAAACTCGTCCACGCGGCGTTCACGCCCCGGCAGGTGGCACGCATCGAGGACTCGATCAAGGCCAACGCGCGGGACATCGTCGCCGAACTCAAGGCCGCGGGCAGCGGCGTCGACTTCGTCGACCACTGCGCCAAGGAACTGCCCATCCGCACGTTGTCGGACATGGTCGGCATTCCCGAATCCGAGCGCAGGCAGGTCGCGCACGCGGCCGACGCGCTGGTGTCCTGGGCCGACCCGCTCTACCTCGCCGGGCGCAGTCCGCTCGAGGTGCTGCTGGAGAACCAGATGTACCTGCACCAGGTGGCGCACACGCTGGCCGCCGAGCGGCGCGAGCACCCCGGCAACGACCTGATCAGCGCGCTGGTGCACGCCGAGGTCGACGGCGACCGGCTCACCGACGCCGAGGTCGCGGCGTTCTTCGTGCTGTTGGCGGTCGCGGGCAACGACACCACCCGTCAGACCACCAGCCACGCCTTGGTGGCGCTCACCGGATTCGAGGACCAACGTGCCTGGCTCATGGCCGATTTCGACGACCGCATCGGCGCGGCGGTCGAGGAGATGGTGCGCTGGGCATCGCCGGTGATGACGTTCCGCCGCACCGCCGCGGTGGACGTCGAACTGGGTGGGCAGCACATCGCGGCGGGGGAGAAGGTGGTGATGTTCTACGCCTCGGGCAACTGGGATACCGAGGTCTTCGACCGGCCCGACGTGCTCGACCTGGGCCGCAAACCCAACCCGCACGTCGGGTTCGGCGGCGGCGGGCGGCACTTCTGCCTCGGGGCGCATGTCGCCAGGACGCAGCTACGGGCGATCTTCTCCGAACTGCTGCATCAACTGCCCGACATCCGCGCCGGCGCACCGGAATATCTGCAGGGGAATTTCGTGCACGCTATCCGGGCGATGCCGTGTACGTTCTCGTGA